The sequence below is a genomic window from Mycobacteroides abscessus ATCC 19977.
CCCGGGGGCCTTTCGTGCTTGCGTTGGAAGGACGCGGCTAGCGGTAGTCGCTGTAGCCGTAGTCGTCCAGCGGCACCGCAGCACCGGTGTTGGAACCGAAGTCGGGGCTGTAGTACTGATCCTCGTAGGACGGGATCGTGTACGCGGCGGCCCGCGCCTCTTCGGTCGGCTGCACCGAAATGTTGCGGTAGCGGTTGATGCCGGTACCAGCCGGGATCAACTTACCGATGATGACGTTCTCCTTCAGACCATTCAGCTTGTCGCTGCGGCAGTTGATGGCCGCATCGGTCAGCACGCGAGTGGTCTCCTGGAAGGACGCCGCCGACAGCCACGAATCGGTGGCCAGCGATGCCTTGGTGATACCCATCAGCACCGGACGGCCGGCCGCGGGCTCGCCGCCCTCGGCCACCACGCGACGGTTCTCCGACTCGAACTCGGCACGCTCGGTGAGCGAGCCGGGCAGGAATTCCGTTGCGCCCGAATCGATGATCGTCACGCGACGCAGCATCTGTCGCACGATGACCTCGATGTGCTTGTCGTGGATCGACACACCCTGGCTGCGGTACACCTCCTGGACCTCGTTGACCAAGTGCACCTGCACCTGACGCGGACCCATGACGCGGAGCACCTCGTGCGGATCTGCCGCACCTTCCATGAGCTGCTGTCCGACCTCGACGTGGTCACCGTCGGCCAGCGGACGCTCGGACCCGTCCTCATGCTTGAAGACGCGCAGGCGCTGACGCTTGGAGAGCTTGTCGTAGACAACTTCCTCACCGCCGTCGTCCGGGACGATGGTGATCTTGTAGAAGCGCTCGCCCTCTTCCAGGCGCACCCGTCCGGTGACATCGGCAATCGGGGCCTTGCCCTTGGGAACACGCGCCTCGAACAGCTCGGTGACACGCGGCAGACCACCGGTGATGTCGTCACCGACGCCACCCTGGTGGAAGGTACGCATGGTCAGCTGAGTACCGGGCTCACCGATCGACTGCGCGGCCACGATGCCCGCCGCCTCGCCGATGTCGACAAGCTTGCCGGTCGCCATCGAGCGGCCGTAGCACATCGCACAGACCCCGGTACCGGTGGTGCAGGTCAGCACCGACCGAACCTTGACCGTCGTGACGCCCGCGGCAAGCAGCTTCTCGATCGCCGGGTCGCCCAGGTCATGTCCACGCTCCACCAGCACATTGCCATCGGCATCCACCGCGTCAGCGGCGAGAGTCCGTGCGTAGGCGGAGGTTTCGATGTGCGCATCGCGGATCAGCGTTGCCTTGCCATCGGGCCCAGTCTGCTTCTCCGCAATAACCACGTTGATGCCACGTTCGGTGCCGCAGTCGTGCTCACGGACGATGACGTCCTGCGAGACGTCGACCAGACGACGGGTCAGGTAACCCGAGTCCGCGGTACGAAGCGCGGTGTCCGCCAGGCCCTTACGAGCGCCGTGCGTGTTGATGAAGTACTCGAGAACGGTCAGGCCCTCACGGAAGGAGGACTTGATCGGACGCGGGATGTACTCACCCTTCGGGTTGGTAACCAGACCCTTCATGCCGGCCAGGTTGCGCACCTGCGTCATGTTTCCGGTAGCACCGGACTTGGGCAGCAAGGTGATCGGGTTGTCGGCCGGGTAGTGCTCCTCCAGCGCCTTACCGACCTCGTCGGTGGCCTCCTGCCAGATCTTGACCAGCGCGTCGCGACGCTCCTGCTGGTTCAAAGCACCACGCTGGTACTGCTTTTCGATCCGCTCCGCTTCCTTCTCGTAGCGGTCCAGGATCTCCGCCTTCTGCGGCGGCACCAGCACGTCGGCCATCGAAACCGTGACACCCGAACGCGTGGCCCAGTGGAAGCCGGCGTCCTTCAGCTTGTCGACGGTCTGCGCGACCACGATCATCGGGAACCGCTCGGCGAGGTCGTTGATGATCGCCGACTGCACCTTCTTGTGCATCTGCTTGTTCACGAACGGATACCCATGGGGCAGCAGCTCGTTGAACAGAACGCGGCCCAGGGTGGTCTCGGCGACCCAGGCATCGCCTGGCTGCCAACCGTTTTCGAACAGCTCGGCCTCGACCTCGGCCGGCGGACGCTGCTGCGTCAGCCGCACGCGGATGGGTGCACGGACACTCAGCGCACCGCGGTCCATCGCCATGATGGCCTCGGCGGGCGAGCTGTACACGCCGACCTCCGGCTGATCCTTGCCGGCCGGTGCGTGCGCACCGATGTCGCCGGGGATCTCGGTGGTCAGGAAGTACAGACCGGTCACCATGTCCAGACGGGGCATGGCCAGCGGGCGGCCCGACGCGGGCGACAGGATGTTGTTCGAGGACAGCATCAGGATGCGAGCCTCGGCCTGCGCCTCCGCCGACAGCGGGAGGTGCACGGCCATCTGGTCACCGTCGAAGTCGGCGTTGAACGCCTCACACACGAGCGGGTGCAGCTGAATTGCCTTGCCTTCCACCAGCTGCGGCTCGAAGGCCTGGATACCCAGGCGGTGCAGGGTTGGTGCACGGTTCAGCAGCACCGGGTGCTCGGCGATGACCTCTTCGAGGACGTCCCACACCTGGGCACGCTGACGCTCCACCATCCGCTTGGCGCTCTTGATGTTCTGCGCGTGGTTCAGGTCGACCAGACGCTTCATCACGAACGGCTTGAACAGCTCGAGAGCCATCAGCTTGGGCAGACCACACTGGTGCAGCTTGAGCTGCGGACCGACCACGATGACCGAACGGCCCGAGTAGTCGACGCGCTTACCGAGCAGGTTCTGACGGAACCGGCCCTGCTTGCCCTTGAGCAGATCGGACAGCGACTTGAGCGGGCGGTTGCCCGGCCCTGTAACAGGCCTGCCCCGGCGCCCATTGTCGAACAACGCGTCCACGGACTCCTGCAGCATCCGCTTCTCGTTGTTGACGATGATCTCGGGCGCACCCAGATCGATCAGTCGCTTGAGGCGGTTGTTGCGGTTGATCACGCGGCGGTACAGGTCGTTCAGGTCGGAGGTCGCGAAGCGGCCACCGTCGAGCTGAACCATCGGGCGCAGTTCCGGTGGGATCACCGGCACCGCGTCCAGCACCATGCCACCGGGTGAGTTGGTGGAGTTCTGGAACGCCGCCACCACCTTCAGGCGCTTGAGGGCACGAAGCTTCTTCTGCCCCTTGCCGCTGCGGATGGTCTCGCGCAGATTCTCGGCCTCGGCATCGAGATCGAAGTTCTGGATCAGCTTCTGCACGGCCTCGGCGCCCATGGCACCGGTGAAGTACTCGCCGTAGCGGTCGACGAGCTCACGGTAGAGCACCTCGTCGACGATCAGCTGCTTGGGAGCCAACTTGGTGAAGGTGGTCCAGATTTCGTCGAGCCGGTCCAGCTCACGCTGCGACCGATCGCGAAGCTGACGCATCTCGCGCTCGCCACCGTCGCGCACCTTGCGGCGCACGTCGGACTTGGCACCCTCGGCCTCCAGCTCGGCCAGGTCGGCCTCGAGCTTCTGGGCACGGGCCTCCAGGTCGGCATCGCGCTGATCGGCGACGGCCTTCTTCTCGACCTCCATCTCGGCCTCGAGCGTCGAGAGCTCGTTATGACGGAGCTCGTCGTCGACCGCGGTGATGACGTAGGCGGCGAAGTAGATGATCTTTTCGAGATCCTTCGGTGCCAGGTCGAGCAGGTAGCCGAGGCGCGACGGAACGCCCTTGAAGTACCAGATGTGCGTGACCGGGGCGGCCAGTTCGATGTGGCCCATCCGCTCACGGCGCACCTTGGCGCGGGTCACCTCGACGCCGCAGCGCTCACAGATGATGCCCTTGAAGCGCACGCGCTTGTACTTGCCGCAGTAGCACTCCCAGTCGCGAGTAGGTCCGAAGATCTTCTCGCAGAACAGGCCGTCCTTCTCGGGCTTGAGCGTGCGGTAGTTGATGGTCTCCGGCTTCTTGACTTCGCCGAAGGACCAGTTTCGGATGTCATCCGCCGACGCGAGGCCGATACGGAGTTCATCGAAGAAGTTGACGTCGAGCACGTAAACTCCCTTTCCCCTTGCGGGATAGATGTTCGGTCAGTGGGGCTGGTTAGGCGAAGTCCTCTATCGAAGCAGATTCATTGCGGGACAGGTTGATTCCCAGGTTCGCGGCAGCGCGCTCCAGGTCCTCGTCGTCGCCGTCGCGCATCTCGATGGCGGCGCCGTCCTTGGACAGCACCTCCACGTTGAGGCACAGCGACTGGAGTTCCTTGAGCAGAACCTTGAACGATTCGGGGATACCCGGCTCGGGGATGTTCTCGCCCTTGACGATCGCCTCGTAGACCTTCACGCGACCGACGGTGTCGTCGGACTTGATGGTCAACAGCTCCTGCAGCGTGTACGCCGCACCGTAGGCCTGCATGGCCCAGCACTCCATCTCACCGAACCGCTGGCCACCGAACTGCGCCTTACCACCGAGCGGCTGCTGGGTGATCATCGAGTACGGGCCGGTCGAACGCGCGTGGATCTTGTCGTCGACCAAGTGGTGCAGCTTCAGGATGTACATGTAACCGACGGTCACCGGGTACGGGAACGGCTCGCCGCTCCGGCCGTCGAACAACCGCGCCTTGCCGTCACCATCCACCATGACCTCGCCGTCCCGGTTGGGCAGCGTCGAGGACAGCAGTCCGGTCAGCTCCTCCTCGCGGGCACCGTCGAACACCGGGGTGGCCGTGCGGGTATCGGCCGGCGCAGAGGTGAGGTCTGCAGGCAGATTGGCCGCCCACTCGGGCTCACCCTCGATGTTCCAGCCGGTCTTGGCAATCCACCCGAGGTGGGTTTCCAAGATCTGGCCGATGTTCATACGGCGTGGCACACCGTGGGTGTTCAGGATGATGTCCACCGGGGTGCCATCGGGCAGGAACGGCATGTCCTCGACGGGCAGGATCTTGCCGATGACGCCCTTGTTGCCGTGGCGTCCGGCCAGCTTGTCACCGTCGGAGATCTTGCGCTTCTGCGCCACGTACACGCGAACGAGCTCATTCACGCCGGCAGGCAGATCGTCGTCGTCATCACGCGAGAACACGCGGATGCCGATGACCTTTCCGGACTCGCCGTGCGGCACCTTCAGGGAGGTGTCGCGGACCTCGCGAGCCTTCTCACCGAAGATGGCACGCAGCAGGCGCTCCTCGGGGGTCAGCTCGGTCTCACCCTTCGGGGTGACCTTGCCGACGAGGATGTCGCCGTCGCGGACCTCGGCGCCGATGCGGACGATGCCACGCTCGTCGAGATCTGCCAGCACCTCATCGGAGACGTTCGGGATGTCCCGGGTGATCTCCTCGGCGCCCAGCTTGGTGTCGCGCGCATCGATTTCGTGCTCTTCGATGTGAATCGAGGTGAGCACGTCCTCTTCCACCAGACGGTTGGACAGGATGATGGCGTCCTCGTAGTTGTGGCCTTCCCACGGCATGACTGCCACGAGCAGGTTCTTACCGAGGGCCATTTCGCCGTTCTCGGTGCAGGGACCGTCGGCGATGACCTGACCGGCCTCGACCCGCTGCCCCTCGTCCACGATGGGCTTCTGGTTGGCGCAGGTGCCGTGGTTGGAGCGGGCGAACTTGCGCAACCGGTAGCTCTGCCGGGTGCCGTCGTCGGCCATCACGGTGACGTAGTCGGCAGACACCTCTTCGATGACACCGGCCTTCTCCGCGACGACGACGTCTCCGGCGTCGATGGCGGCACGCAATTCCATACCGGTACCGACCAGCGGAGCCTCGCTACGCACCAGCGGAACCGCCTGGCGCTGCATGTTGGCACCCATGAGGGCACGGTTGGCGTCGTCGTGCTCGAGGAACGGGATCATGGCGGTCGCGACCGACACCATCTGGCGCGGCGAGACATCCATGTAGTCGACCTCGGTCGCCGACACGAACTCCACCTCGCCGCCCTTGCGGCGAACCAGGATCTTCTCCTCGGTGAAGCGGCCGTTGGCGTCCACGGGCGAGTTGGCCTGCGCCACCACGTGGCGGTCCTCTTCGTCGGCCGTCAGGTAGTGGATGTCGTCGGTGACAACTCCGTCCGAGACCTTCCGGTAAGGCGTCTCGATGAAACCGAACGGGTTGACCCGCGCGTACACCGACAGCGAGCCGATCAGGCCGATGTTCGGGCCTTCCGGGGTCTCGATCGGGCACATGCGGCCGTAGTGCGAGGGGTGCACGTCGCGGACCTCGAGGCCGGCGCGGTCACGGGTCAGACCACCGGGGCCCAGCGCCGACAGACGACGCTTGTGGGTCAGGCCCGACAGCGGGTTGTTCTGGTCCATGAACTGCGACAGCTGGCTGGTTCCGAAGAACTCCTTGATCGCCGCCACGACGGGACGGATGTTGATCAGGGTCTGCGGGGTGATCGCCTCGACGTCCTGCGTGGTCATGCGCTCACGCACGACGCGCTCCATACGGGACAGGCCGACCCGGATCTGGTTCTGAATCAGCTCGCCGACGGTACGCAGGCGACGGTTACCGAAGTGGTCGATGTCGTCCACATCCACCGGCACCTCGACGCCACCGGGGGCGGTCATCGTGGTCTGGCCCTCGTGCAGGCGCACCAGGTACTCGATGGTGGCGACGACGTCTTCCTCGGTGAGGGTGGTGGTGGTCACCTGAGCCGGATTGGTGCCGCCCAGGCCCAGCTTCTTGTTCACCTTGTACCGACCCACGCGGGCCAGGTCGTAACGCTTCTCCTTGAAGAACAGGTTCTCCAGCAGGGCCTGCGCCGACTCCTTGGTCGGCGGCTCGCCCGGGCGCAGCTTGCGGTAGATGTCCAGCAACGCCTCGTCGGGACCGGCGATGTTGTCCTTCTCCAGGGTGCCCATCATGATCTCGGAGAACCCGAAGCGCTCGACGATCTGCTCGTTGGTCCAGCCCAGCGCCTTCAGCAGCACGGTGACCGGCTGGCGGCGCTTGCGGTCGATGCGGACGCCGACGGTGTCGCGCTTGTCGACGTCGAACTCGAGCCAGGCACCGCGGCCGGGGATGACCTTGACGCTATGCAGGGTCTTCTCGGTCGACTTGTCGATGCTCTCGTCGAAGTAGACACCCGGCGAACGGACGAGCTGCGACACGACCACGCGCTCGGTGCCGTTGATGATGAAGGTGCCCATATCGGTCATCATCGGGAAATCACCC
It includes:
- a CDS encoding DNA-directed RNA polymerase subunit beta; translation: MRGNTGGPILAVSRQTKTDNATTNSVPGAPSRLSFAKLREPLAVPGLLDVQTESFEWLVGSPRWREVATARGEVNPTGGLEEILTELSPIEDFSGSMSLSFSDPRFDEVKAPVDECKDKDMTYAAPLFVTAEFINNNTGEIKSQTVFMGDFPMMTDMGTFIINGTERVVVSQLVRSPGVYFDESIDKSTEKTLHSVKVIPGRGAWLEFDVDKRDTVGVRIDRKRRQPVTVLLKALGWTNEQIVERFGFSEIMMGTLEKDNIAGPDEALLDIYRKLRPGEPPTKESAQALLENLFFKEKRYDLARVGRYKVNKKLGLGGTNPAQVTTTTLTEEDVVATIEYLVRLHEGQTTMTAPGGVEVPVDVDDIDHFGNRRLRTVGELIQNQIRVGLSRMERVVRERMTTQDVEAITPQTLINIRPVVAAIKEFFGTSQLSQFMDQNNPLSGLTHKRRLSALGPGGLTRDRAGLEVRDVHPSHYGRMCPIETPEGPNIGLIGSLSVYARVNPFGFIETPYRKVSDGVVTDDIHYLTADEEDRHVVAQANSPVDANGRFTEEKILVRRKGGEVEFVSATEVDYMDVSPRQMVSVATAMIPFLEHDDANRALMGANMQRQAVPLVRSEAPLVGTGMELRAAIDAGDVVVAEKAGVIEEVSADYVTVMADDGTRQSYRLRKFARSNHGTCANQKPIVDEGQRVEAGQVIADGPCTENGEMALGKNLLVAVMPWEGHNYEDAIILSNRLVEEDVLTSIHIEEHEIDARDTKLGAEEITRDIPNVSDEVLADLDERGIVRIGAEVRDGDILVGKVTPKGETELTPEERLLRAIFGEKAREVRDTSLKVPHGESGKVIGIRVFSRDDDDDLPAGVNELVRVYVAQKRKISDGDKLAGRHGNKGVIGKILPVEDMPFLPDGTPVDIILNTHGVPRRMNIGQILETHLGWIAKTGWNIEGEPEWAANLPADLTSAPADTRTATPVFDGAREEELTGLLSSTLPNRDGEVMVDGDGKARLFDGRSGEPFPYPVTVGYMYILKLHHLVDDKIHARSTGPYSMITQQPLGGKAQFGGQRFGEMECWAMQAYGAAYTLQELLTIKSDDTVGRVKVYEAIVKGENIPEPGIPESFKVLLKELQSLCLNVEVLSKDGAAIEMRDGDDEDLERAAANLGINLSRNESASIEDFA
- a CDS encoding DNA-directed RNA polymerase subunit beta', which codes for MLDVNFFDELRIGLASADDIRNWSFGEVKKPETINYRTLKPEKDGLFCEKIFGPTRDWECYCGKYKRVRFKGIICERCGVEVTRAKVRRERMGHIELAAPVTHIWYFKGVPSRLGYLLDLAPKDLEKIIYFAAYVITAVDDELRHNELSTLEAEMEVEKKAVADQRDADLEARAQKLEADLAELEAEGAKSDVRRKVRDGGEREMRQLRDRSQRELDRLDEIWTTFTKLAPKQLIVDEVLYRELVDRYGEYFTGAMGAEAVQKLIQNFDLDAEAENLRETIRSGKGQKKLRALKRLKVVAAFQNSTNSPGGMVLDAVPVIPPELRPMVQLDGGRFATSDLNDLYRRVINRNNRLKRLIDLGAPEIIVNNEKRMLQESVDALFDNGRRGRPVTGPGNRPLKSLSDLLKGKQGRFRQNLLGKRVDYSGRSVIVVGPQLKLHQCGLPKLMALELFKPFVMKRLVDLNHAQNIKSAKRMVERQRAQVWDVLEEVIAEHPVLLNRAPTLHRLGIQAFEPQLVEGKAIQLHPLVCEAFNADFDGDQMAVHLPLSAEAQAEARILMLSSNNILSPASGRPLAMPRLDMVTGLYFLTTEIPGDIGAHAPAGKDQPEVGVYSSPAEAIMAMDRGALSVRAPIRVRLTQQRPPAEVEAELFENGWQPGDAWVAETTLGRVLFNELLPHGYPFVNKQMHKKVQSAIINDLAERFPMIVVAQTVDKLKDAGFHWATRSGVTVSMADVLVPPQKAEILDRYEKEAERIEKQYQRGALNQQERRDALVKIWQEATDEVGKALEEHYPADNPITLLPKSGATGNMTQVRNLAGMKGLVTNPKGEYIPRPIKSSFREGLTVLEYFINTHGARKGLADTALRTADSGYLTRRLVDVSQDVIVREHDCGTERGINVVIAEKQTGPDGKATLIRDAHIETSAYARTLAADAVDADGNVLVERGHDLGDPAIEKLLAAGVTTVKVRSVLTCTTGTGVCAMCYGRSMATGKLVDIGEAAGIVAAQSIGEPGTQLTMRTFHQGGVGDDITGGLPRVTELFEARVPKGKAPIADVTGRVRLEEGERFYKITIVPDDGGEEVVYDKLSKRQRLRVFKHEDGSERPLADGDHVEVGQQLMEGAADPHEVLRVMGPRQVQVHLVNEVQEVYRSQGVSIHDKHIEVIVRQMLRRVTIIDSGATEFLPGSLTERAEFESENRRVVAEGGEPAAGRPVLMGITKASLATDSWLSAASFQETTRVLTDAAINCRSDKLNGLKENVIIGKLIPAGTGINRYRNISVQPTEEARAAAYTIPSYEDQYYSPDFGSNTGAAVPLDDYGYSDYR